One Spinacia oleracea cultivar Varoflay chromosome 4, BTI_SOV_V1, whole genome shotgun sequence DNA segment encodes these proteins:
- the LOC110798583 gene encoding uncharacterized protein: protein MFANSNTTSWAISSDSLERNTANVPNSINVAKLSGSPPSRTSPPGPVAILWDIENCPVPSDVRPEDVAGNIRMALRVHPVIQGAVTLFSAYGDFNAFPRRVREGCQRTGVKLVDVPNGRKDAADKAILVDMFLFALDNSPPSSIMLISGDVDFAPALHILGQRGYTVILVIPSGVGVSSALSNAGRFVWDWPSVARGEGYVPPNMGPRGGPDNAGFLMGFHISENIDGNDEEAIVYRGLSQSYYNSRDFTIVSQSLSEYNTGTSAGFPAFTTSLRSNSMPSGLNEVAGPTSGSVALIDQNDSNPWVQIQPGDVNSLKAQLVKLLELFGGCLPLVRVPAEYQKVFGRTLYISEYGACKLVNLLKKMSDVVSVEGKGQKKFVYLRNGRAGPCAPSLAPKSNKKGKGVQEENMETNVGCGSSDEFSDDERVVVEDQERISVTENSTLRTVAQYALEDHNLLQFKHELEEILVSYSCGIFLSYFENIYLQRYKKPLDYRKFGVNDLEELFEKLKDVVLLHEEPGTKKKFLAPALG from the coding sequence ATGTTTGCCAATTCAAACACGACATCATGGGCAATATCTTCAGATAGCTTGGAGAGAAATACCGCAAATGTGCCTAACTCTATTAATGTGGCAAAACTATCTGGTAGCCCCCCAAGCCGAACTTCCCCCCCGGGTCCTGTTGCTATTTTGTGGGACATCGAAAACTGCCCTGTCCCTAGTGATGTCCGCCCTGAAGATGTTGCTGGGAACATCAGAATGGCATTACGGGTCCATCCTGTGATACAAGGAGCTGTCACATTGTTCTCTGCATATGGAGACTTTAATGCATTTCCTAGGAGAGTTAGAGAAGGATGCCAAAGGACAGGTGTTAAACTTGTTGATGTTCCGAATGGGAGAAAAGATGCAGCTGATAAGGCTATTTTGGTTGACATGTTCCTTTTTGCCCTCGACAATTCTCCACCTTCGTCCATCATGCTGATCTCGGGGGATGTGGACTTTGCTCCTGCTCTGCATATTCTTGGTCAACGTGGATATACTGTGATCCTTGTCATTCCTTCAGGTGTGGGTGTTTCATCTGCCTTGTCTAATGCTGGTAGGTTTGTCTGGGATTGGCCTAGTGTGGCACGGGGAGAGGGTTATGTGCCTCCAAATATGGGCCCTCGTGGGGGACCTGATAATGCTGGGTTTTTGATGGGTTTCCATATAAGtgaaaatattgatggaaatgaTGAGGAAGCAATTGTATATCGAGGACTCTCACAAAGCTATTACAACTCAAGGGATTTTACAATAGTTTCCCAGTCTTTATCCGAGTACAACACTGGTACTTCAGCTGGTTTTCCTGCCTTTACCACTTCACTAAGATCAAATTCTATGCCTTCTGGTTTAAATGAAGTTGCGGGTCCTACATCAGGTTCTGTTGCCTTAATTGACCAAAATGATTCAAATCCGTGGGTACAAATACAACCTGGTGATGTTAACAGTTTGAAGGCACAGTTAGTGAAACTGCTTGAATTGTTTGGTGGATGTTTACCCCTGGTTCGTGTTCCTGCTGAATATCAGAAGGTTTTTGGTAGGACTCTTTACATCTCAGAGTACGGGGCATGCAAGCTCGTGAATCTCCTCAAGAAAATGTCAGATGTTGTGTCTGTTGAAGGGAAGGGTCAAAAGAAGTTTGTGTACCTTCGGAATGGGAGGGCAGGCCCTTGTGCTCCTTCACTTGCACCAAAGAGTAATAAGAAAGGGAAAGGAGTTCAAGAAGAGAACATGGAAACTAATGTTGGTTGTGGCTCATCTGATGAGTTCTCCGACGATGAGAGAGTGGTCGTAGAAGATCAAGAGCGAATAAGTGTTACAGAGAATTCAACTTTGCGCACAGTTGCACAATATGCACTTGAGGACCATAACTTGTTACAATTTAAGCATGAGCTGGAGGAAATATTGGTGAGTTATTCATGTGGAATATTTCTGagttattttgaaaatatatacctGCAAAGGTACAAGAAACCTTTAGATTATCGGAAATTTGGGGTAAATGATCTGGAGGAATTGTTCGAGAAGCTGAAAGATGTTGTGCTTTTACACGAGGAACCAGGTACTAAAAAGAAATTTTTAGCTCCTGCTCTTGGTTAA